In a single window of the Nitrospira sp. MA-1 genome:
- a CDS encoding FG-GAP-like repeat-containing protein: protein MTRQIPSLSVAARVTAIPVFFLLGLFASPVFSASSIKLAWIASPEPDLMGYYVHMGTSQRSYHTTKNVGLNPSYVFQNLPEGLTYYFTVSAYDQSGNISAPAEEVAMTLPTQNMNPNPHKNQDLNGDGKADLVFRNTKTGEVVVWLLSGTSGTASGILGQLPHEWALKGSGDVNGDGKADLIWRNAISGAVAIWLMNGLTIISTSFPGSAPAAWAIQAVGDLNGDGKADLVWRNTLDGNTAIWFMNETAIVSAGFPGGVSLGWQIAAVGDVNADTKADIIWRHGTSGAVALWLMNGSTVTSTSFPGSAPTAWDIQAVGDLNGDGKVDLVWRNTLDGNTAIWLMNATSIASSGFPATVLATWQIAGAEDVNGDGKSDVIWRNNSNGAVAVWLMNGVAITFTTFPGAASTDWEIQ, encoded by the coding sequence ATGACCCGACAAATACCTTCCTTGAGTGTTGCAGCCAGAGTTACGGCCATCCCTGTCTTTTTTCTCCTCGGATTGTTCGCTAGCCCTGTTTTCTCGGCTTCTTCCATTAAACTAGCTTGGATCGCGAGTCCGGAACCGGACCTCATGGGATACTATGTGCATATGGGCACATCCCAAAGGTCTTACCACACCACAAAAAATGTCGGCCTCAACCCATCATATGTTTTCCAAAACCTACCAGAGGGACTCACTTACTATTTTACGGTGTCGGCGTATGATCAATCAGGAAACATCAGTGCACCCGCAGAGGAAGTGGCAATGACACTTCCAACACAGAACATGAACCCGAATCCTCATAAAAATCAGGACCTGAATGGGGACGGCAAGGCCGATCTGGTCTTTAGAAACACGAAAACCGGAGAGGTAGTCGTGTGGCTGCTCAGTGGCACGAGCGGCACGGCATCAGGCATTCTGGGCCAATTACCACACGAATGGGCACTGAAGGGATCGGGCGATGTGAATGGAGACGGGAAGGCCGACCTCATTTGGCGCAATGCCATCAGCGGCGCGGTGGCCATCTGGCTGATGAATGGCTTGACCATCATTTCCACCAGCTTTCCCGGCAGCGCACCGGCGGCTTGGGCTATTCAAGCCGTCGGGGATCTCAACGGCGATGGCAAAGCCGATCTCGTCTGGCGCAACACCCTTGATGGCAACACCGCCATATGGTTCATGAATGAGACCGCGATTGTTTCTGCTGGTTTCCCGGGGGGTGTCTCATTAGGGTGGCAGATCGCCGCAGTGGGCGATGTAAATGCGGATACCAAGGCAGATATCATTTGGCGTCATGGCACCAGCGGTGCGGTGGCCTTGTGGCTGATGAATGGCTCGACCGTCACCTCCACGAGTTTTCCCGGCAGCGCGCCAACGGCTTGGGATATTCAAGCCGTCGGGGATCTCAACGGCGATGGCAAAGTCGATCTCGTTTGGCGCAACACCCTTGACGGCAACACCGCCATATGGCTCATGAATGCAACGTCAATCGCCTCATCAGGCTTCCCGGCGACTGTGCTGGCAACATGGCAGATTGCTGGAGCAGAAGATGTGAATGGGGATGGCAAGTCAGACGTCATCTGGCGCAACAACAGCAATGGAGCTGTGGCGGTATGGCTAATGAACGGGGTCGCCATAACCTTTACAACCTTTCCCGGTGCCGCTTCCACAGACTGGGAAATTCAATAA
- a CDS encoding cupin has product MAKLIEQPTRIKPAGNKPKLIDEYIGRVNCETDQISIARMQSPSGWEEPGQTPEFDEYTLVLSGQLRVETKEGIIEVNTGQAVIAYRNEWVRYSTPGPEGAEYIAVCLQAFSPETVHRDTD; this is encoded by the coding sequence ATGGCTAAACTGATCGAGCAACCCACGAGGATTAAACCTGCAGGGAACAAACCCAAACTCATCGACGAATACATCGGACGGGTGAATTGCGAAACAGACCAAATCAGCATCGCGCGCATGCAAAGTCCTTCCGGCTGGGAAGAGCCTGGGCAGACGCCTGAATTTGATGAATATACCCTGGTCCTTTCCGGGCAACTACGGGTGGAAACCAAAGAAGGGATAATTGAGGTGAATACCGGACAGGCGGTCATCGCCTATCGCAATGAATGGGTGCGGTACAGCACCCCCGGTCCTGAGGGGGCGGAGTATATCGCGGTATGTCTCCAGGCATTTTCCCCGGAGACGGTACATCGCGATACGGATTGA
- a CDS encoding DUF2490 domain-containing protein: MDVKKTKRIVAGLVAAFLLWGPVFCFAGSETIQDFRLWTPVYLNFPISGPVKGYLEANPRLSDDASQINQLLLRPAVGYQLTSTISLWQGYAWVANYQPSYSQEHRIFQQLIYNKKFSTFTLFSRSRLEERWIQHAIGTAVRARTMLRGTFPLPASPALAIAVYDEIFVNLNTIRQGPEAGFEQNRFFLGLNYTFSPNLNVDAGYQLQIINTPLSGTVNQANHILLLQFFINL, from the coding sequence ATGGATGTGAAAAAGACGAAAAGAATAGTGGCAGGATTGGTTGCTGCGTTCTTACTGTGGGGACCCGTCTTCTGCTTTGCAGGCTCCGAAACGATTCAAGATTTTCGACTGTGGACTCCAGTGTATCTAAACTTTCCTATCTCCGGTCCGGTGAAAGGATACTTGGAGGCCAATCCACGACTTTCCGACGATGCCTCACAAATCAACCAGCTCCTTCTTCGACCGGCTGTCGGCTATCAACTCACATCCACCATCTCGCTCTGGCAAGGGTACGCCTGGGTTGCTAATTACCAACCGAGCTACAGCCAGGAACATCGGATATTTCAGCAACTCATTTACAACAAAAAATTTTCAACATTCACATTATTCAGCCGGTCCCGTCTCGAAGAACGGTGGATCCAACATGCCATCGGAACAGCCGTTCGAGCCCGAACCATGCTTCGGGGAACGTTCCCGCTGCCGGCCTCCCCTGCCCTCGCAATCGCCGTCTATGATGAAATTTTTGTAAACCTCAATACTATTCGCCAGGGGCCTGAAGCCGGATTCGAACAAAACCGGTTTTTTCTGGGTCTAAACTACACGTTCTCCCCCAATCTCAATGTGGATGCCGGGTATCAACTACAGATCATTAACACGCCCCTTTCAGGTACAGTCAACCAGGCTAACCATATTCTTCTTCTGCAGTTCTTCATCAATCTGTAA
- a CDS encoding saccharopine dehydrogenase C-terminal domain-containing protein → MGKICILGGGKIGSLIATLLAECGDFEICLGDVDQEVVVRLKKDIGPEHFHVSSVDVQDSRALSKFIESVEPDGIISSLPYYCNLAVGEVARSCGAHYFDLTEDVEVTKGIKDVSKGSQKAFVPQCGLAPGFISIVAHELMTRFDTVDMVKMRVGALPVNPSNVLKYSLTWSTDGLINEYGNMCYGIENGQEVDLLPLEGYETISIDGLLYEAFNTSGGLGTLADTYSGKVRTMNYKTLRYPGHCEKIQLLMNDLKLNDDRETLKRILEKAVPKTLQDVVLIYTSVTGLRKDELFEENFVQKIYPRMIAGKLWSGIQVTTAAGMCSVVDLVFQRPELFRGFVTQETFGLPSILANRFGKLFDPEDSYS, encoded by the coding sequence ATGGGGAAAATCTGTATCCTTGGAGGTGGAAAAATAGGGTCGCTCATCGCTACGTTATTGGCTGAGTGTGGCGACTTTGAAATATGCCTTGGAGATGTGGATCAAGAGGTGGTTGTGCGCCTGAAAAAGGACATTGGACCTGAGCATTTTCACGTGTCTTCCGTCGATGTGCAGGACTCGCGAGCTCTGAGTAAATTTATTGAATCGGTTGAGCCGGACGGAATCATTTCCAGCCTTCCCTATTATTGTAACTTAGCAGTTGGAGAGGTGGCGCGCTCATGCGGCGCCCATTATTTTGATTTAACTGAAGATGTCGAAGTCACCAAGGGCATCAAGGATGTCAGTAAAGGGTCGCAGAAGGCATTTGTTCCGCAATGTGGCCTGGCGCCAGGATTTATCAGCATTGTTGCGCATGAACTGATGACCCGCTTTGATACAGTAGATATGGTGAAGATGCGGGTAGGGGCGTTGCCGGTGAATCCGAGCAACGTGTTGAAATATTCGTTGACGTGGTCGACGGATGGTTTGATTAATGAGTACGGCAATATGTGCTATGGAATTGAAAACGGTCAGGAAGTTGACTTGCTTCCGCTTGAAGGGTACGAAACTATTTCAATTGATGGACTCTTATACGAAGCGTTTAACACGTCTGGTGGGTTGGGAACTTTGGCGGATACCTATTCCGGCAAGGTGCGAACGATGAATTATAAAACACTTCGTTATCCAGGCCATTGTGAAAAAATTCAACTGTTGATGAATGATCTGAAACTGAATGATGACCGAGAGACCCTGAAGCGTATTTTGGAAAAGGCCGTGCCGAAAACTTTGCAGGATGTGGTCCTGATCTATACCTCTGTCACCGGTTTGCGAAAGGATGAACTTTTTGAAGAAAATTTTGTGCAGAAAATTTATCCGCGCATGATTGCCGGAAAGCTGTGGTCTGGCATTCAGGTGACGACGGCCGCCGGGATGTGCAGCGTGGTGGATCTTGTCTTTCAGCGTCCCGAACTGTTTCGGGGATTTGTGACACAAGAGACGTTTGGTCTCCCCTCAATCCTGGCCAACCGGTTCGGGAAGTTGTTTGATCCGGAAGATTCGTATTCGTGA
- a CDS encoding FG-GAP-like repeat-containing protein: MVKHLPHLGFASTHLAGLTLFFFGLFASPAFSASSIQLTWDPNSEPDLMGYYVYMGTSQGSYHTTKNAGLTPSHIFQNLPEGITYYFTVTAYDQSGNISEPSKEVAIALPTHGGNVPPTDTTPPTIVLMSPQNSKPLSGTITVSATASDNIGVVGVQFKLNGNNLGSEDTTNPFSSSWNTTAVSDGSYTLSATARDAAGNTTTSAPVTITVSNATSPGLTISNLTVASKQSYVVPAAGLQAGGLVYIDRSFTFTTVPAIVEGAAFIQTANNDKAATNTGFLSFHVNQPVTVYVAHDVRVTSKPSWLSTFTDTGNDLGTSDTTLHLFARAFPVGTITLGGNAGSDLSMYSVIVQRQNSNQRTPKNHDLDGDGKADLIWRNIKTGEVAGWLLNGTSVATLGILGHLPMVWAMSGVGDLNGDGKADLVWRNNTSGAVAVWLMDGLTITSADFLGSVSTSWAIQAIDDMNGDGKADLLWRNTTDGNTAIWLMNGKAIVSTGFPAGVSLGWQIAGVGDVNGDGKADVIWRHDTSSTVAIWLMNGLTINSTGFPGSVPTAWGIHAVGDANGDGKADLVWRNNTDGNTAIWLMNGTAIASSGFPGAVSVAWQIAGANDVNGDGNADLIWRNRSNGGVAVWLMNGLTIASTGFPGTTSTEWEIR; this comes from the coding sequence ATGGTCAAACATTTGCCCCACCTGGGTTTCGCAAGCACACACTTGGCAGGACTGACGCTGTTTTTCTTCGGATTGTTCGCTAGCCCCGCTTTCTCCGCTTCTTCCATCCAACTGACTTGGGACCCGAATTCCGAACCGGACCTGATGGGCTATTATGTGTATATGGGCACATCCCAAGGGTCCTATCACACCACGAAAAATGCCGGCCTCACCCCATCGCACATATTTCAGAACCTGCCGGAAGGGATCACCTATTATTTTACGGTTACGGCTTATGATCAATCAGGAAATATCAGCGAACCCTCGAAGGAAGTGGCCATAGCTCTTCCGACTCATGGTGGAAATGTCCCACCTACCGATACCACGCCCCCCACGATTGTCCTCATGAGCCCGCAAAATTCCAAACCCCTAAGCGGCACCATTACTGTATCCGCCACCGCCTCAGATAACATTGGTGTGGTGGGTGTCCAATTCAAACTCAATGGAAACAATTTGGGGTCAGAAGATACCACCAACCCATTTTCGTCATCCTGGAACACGACAGCCGTTTCGGATGGCTCCTACACCCTCAGCGCCACAGCCCGCGATGCCGCAGGCAATACGACAACCTCTGCGCCGGTGACCATTACGGTATCCAATGCAACCTCCCCTGGATTAACTATTTCCAATCTGACCGTCGCCAGTAAGCAATCATATGTCGTACCCGCAGCAGGCCTCCAAGCTGGGGGCCTGGTGTATATTGACCGCTCCTTTACGTTTACTACAGTACCCGCAATCGTCGAGGGAGCCGCCTTTATCCAGACTGCCAATAATGACAAAGCAGCTACGAACACCGGATTCCTCAGCTTCCATGTGAATCAACCAGTGACGGTCTATGTCGCCCATGACGTTCGTGTTACCTCCAAACCTTCTTGGTTGAGTACCTTTACTGATACTGGCAATGACCTTGGTACATCGGACACCACCCTCCACCTTTTTGCTCGGGCATTCCCCGTCGGGACCATCACTCTTGGTGGCAATGCCGGTAGTGATTTGAGCATGTATTCCGTCATCGTCCAACGACAGAACTCGAATCAAAGGACCCCCAAAAATCACGATCTGGATGGGGACGGGAAAGCCGACCTCATCTGGCGAAATATAAAGACCGGCGAGGTTGCCGGATGGCTGCTCAATGGGACGAGTGTCGCAACATTGGGAATCCTGGGCCATTTACCCATGGTATGGGCCATGAGTGGAGTGGGCGATCTTAATGGGGATGGCAAGGCAGACCTTGTCTGGCGCAATAACACCAGCGGGGCAGTTGCCGTATGGCTGATGGACGGATTGACCATCACCTCGGCAGACTTTCTCGGCTCGGTCTCCACGAGTTGGGCCATTCAAGCCATTGACGATATGAATGGTGACGGCAAGGCCGACCTCCTCTGGCGCAACACCACTGATGGCAACACCGCTATATGGCTTATGAATGGGAAGGCGATTGTTTCCACTGGTTTTCCAGCTGGTGTCTCATTAGGGTGGCAAATCGCCGGAGTGGGCGATGTGAATGGTGATGGTAAAGCCGATGTCATTTGGCGTCATGACACCAGCAGCACGGTGGCCATTTGGCTGATGAACGGCTTAACCATCAATTCCACCGGCTTTCCAGGCAGCGTCCCGACGGCTTGGGGAATCCATGCCGTCGGGGATGCCAATGGCGATGGCAAAGCCGATCTCGTCTGGCGCAACAACACAGACGGCAATACCGCGATATGGCTCATGAATGGAACAGCGATTGCCTCTTCCGGCTTCCCGGGGGCAGTATCGGTGGCATGGCAGATAGCAGGAGCGAACGATGTGAATGGTGATGGTAACGCCGATCTAATCTGGCGGAACCGCAGCAATGGAGGTGTGGCGGTATGGCTGATGAACGGCTTGACCATCGCTTCGACGGGTTTTCCCGGGACCACTTCCACGGAATGGGAAATTCGATAG
- a CDS encoding DsbA family protein produces the protein MTSSVTLYSDYVGPYCFYAVHLISQIAATETLTIKWMPYGLCPDPQPTLRPNGEYVKMVWWDWVCPMTERLGIPIKLSNIFPQPHTGLAFEGYQYALSQGRRPAYTRRMFTAFFQGERNIEELSVATEQRN, from the coding sequence ATGACATCCTCTGTCACTTTGTATTCCGACTATGTTGGTCCGTATTGCTTTTACGCGGTACATCTCATTTCCCAAATAGCCGCCACCGAAACGTTGACTATCAAATGGATGCCATATGGACTGTGTCCGGATCCTCAACCCACATTACGACCGAACGGGGAATACGTTAAAATGGTGTGGTGGGATTGGGTTTGTCCCATGACCGAACGGTTGGGTATTCCCATCAAACTTTCGAACATTTTCCCTCAACCCCATACTGGCCTGGCATTTGAGGGGTATCAATACGCACTTAGTCAGGGACGGAGGCCGGCGTATACCCGCCGAATGTTTACCGCATTCTTCCAGGGAGAACGCAACATCGAAGAACTCTCGGTAGCCACAGAGCAGAGGAACTGA
- a CDS encoding DUF488 family protein yields the protein MKVKRIYDTPAPDDGCRILIDRLWPRGLSKEAAKADLWQKDLAPSPALRNWFHHEPKRWEEFQRRYAKELGQKPKAVEELWQRIQQGPVTLLFGAKNQECNHALALKAYLSQNYE from the coding sequence ATCAAAGTCAAACGAATATATGACACCCCGGCCCCAGATGATGGGTGTCGGATTCTCATTGACCGGCTATGGCCTCGAGGGCTTTCAAAAGAAGCGGCCAAAGCGGATCTGTGGCAAAAGGATCTTGCCCCATCTCCAGCCCTGCGAAATTGGTTTCACCATGAACCGAAGCGATGGGAAGAATTTCAAAGACGTTACGCAAAAGAGCTTGGGCAAAAACCCAAAGCAGTCGAAGAGCTATGGCAACGCATACAACAGGGTCCAGTCACCCTTCTCTTCGGGGCAAAAAATCAAGAATGTAACCATGCACTCGCCCTCAAAGCCTATCTCTCCCAGAATTATGAATAA